Proteins found in one Fusarium oxysporum Fo47 chromosome V, complete sequence genomic segment:
- a CDS encoding armadillo-type protein has translation MAEDPAEVERLILSLYQPNPPEVIAQTQATLSRLQGTPEAWGLARILLEKPDQQVKFFGALTIVIKLNNESSSLSPEDASELLLLLINHYLDTLRSQSSPLVARKLASALATFFINFHQLWSRFIRHLIFCLVSGQSCLPNALDEGPDTVSLMERVEPSQAQAALWVLTNVFDEVAKINLNSVQNIGIYGSILENSSDAVALMSRSMSPQTTTEEAHEDAIRCLQSWVWFAQKSSSKDTRLSEPIGPLITAVITSLTVDELYSVSVELMVDLLSNCLMFLSDTHFANLAQLFDSPWSQGRYEKLVQGDFEFDSLQYGLLLLAFGEAKIERFMQSDDSRSQKLLSNLCGLLAARGYVIEEDRIFVPALEFWLTYAETLTDLTYSDEESTGTWVPRARSHLLQAVSNAWQKITYPPAEEFHSWDSNERISFHEARKDVVDLLQSVFTLVGPQLVSTFADLVLKALSDSSWPQLEAAAFCLGGLADCISETNRGDDALSVVFKSSLFAILRSGQSEIPPKVQQTCVSLIARYTEYFERNVSELHPVLNFIFGVVGEHAMANAAAKSIHRLCGSCRGYLHTEANSFLNEYQSLVSGRRLDCGASEKVVGGIASVIQAMPDSNPKYSACGRLLEFVQTDVQRSLDLLRSYDGSPMPCCAVYTCSYAAPDESPALHTALKSLRCLASIGKGLQAPAELSVDLESSRASTRAVDPHLAQLQGSIMSMISEIQEAFNTSGEVVELICSVLRSGFSESEPGPFVLPPQSVAQYLTNQNLQTPRVGLLVKTACSFVSSLEHDGLDNQQDMLNSVLLWVIGLLKQLPSRFRDPTFRTQLTVNFTIDYEVDTELTQNGIDFVTRLLNKRPITLLRLQPSDAAEFFFLFTLQVLDGKEPLPKASAAEFWVRSAVDSWAPSPKLTSGKQATFVSIKYDSQELNDVAQQAMQMLGPLLSRTLARNLGGNASRSELDKLSEPLKKLVSRYPMAKSWLEAGLTHETFPSTKVTPQDKSMFLKKIISLRGAKATNQVVRDFWQSARGSNFAYAS, from the exons ATGGCCGAAGACCCAGCAGAAGTTGAGAGA CTCATTCTCTCACTGTACCAACCGAATCCTCCCGAAGTGATTGCTCAGACACAAGCAACCTTATCTCGTCTTCAAGGGACTCCTGAAGCTTGGGGTCTTGCACGTATCTTATTGGAGAAGCCTGATCAACAGGTCAAGTTCTTTGGCGCActcaccatcgtcatcaaacTCAATAATGAGAG CTCATCCCTTTCACCTGAAGATGCATCTGAGCTGTTACTATTATTGATAAATCACTACCTTGATACGCTGCGCAGCCAAAGCTCGCCGTTGGTTGCCCGGAAACTTGCATCAGCCCTTGCGactttcttcatcaacttTCACCAACTATGGAGTCGTTTCATCCGACATCTCATATTCTGTTTAGTCTCAGGCCAATCGTGTCTACCAAATGCCCTCGATGAAGGACCCGATACGGTTTCGCTTATGGAGCGCGTGGAGCCATCACAAGCACAGGCTGCTCTTTGGGTATTGACGAACGTTTTCGATGAGgttgccaagatcaacctGAACTCCGTGCAAAA TATTGGTATCTATGGTTCCATCTTGGAGAATAGCTCCGATGCAGTGGCTTTGATGAGTCGCAGCATGTCACCGCAAACGACAACTGAAGAAGCCCATGAAGACGCAATTCGATGCCTACAG TCGTGGGTTTGGTTCGCTCAAAAGTCATCGTCCAAGGATACAAGACTCTCGGAACCCATCGGACCCTTGATCACAGCAGTAATCACCTCCTTGACAGTCGACGAACTTTACAGTGTATCAGTCGAACTAATGGTAGATCTGTTATCCAACTGTTTAATGTTCCTGAGCGATACCCATTTCGCCAACCTTGCTCAACTCTTTGACTCCCCCTGGTCTCAAGGTCGCTATGAGAAACTAGTGCAAGGAGACTTTGAGTTTGACTCTCTACAATACGGCTTGCTCCTTTTGGCCTTTGGAGAGGCGAAGATTGAGAGATTCATGCAAAGCGATGACAGCAGGAGTCAGAAACTGCTCTCAAATCTATGCGGTCTACTCGCTGCTCGAGGTTATGTTATTGAGGAAGACAGGATCTTTGTCCCAGCTCTCGAGTTCTGGCTGACTTATGCTGAGACCTTGACTGATCTAACGTATTCAGATGAGGAGTCAACTGGAACCTGGGTTCCCCGAGCTCGTTCCCATCTTCTGCAAGCTGTTTCGAATGCATGGCAGAAAATCACATACCCACCTGCTGAAGAATTCCACTCGTGGGATTCGAACGAACGGATAAGTTTCCATGAAGCAAGAAAGGATGTAGTCGATCTTCTTCAGTCCGTATTTACATTGGTAGGACCACAGCTCGTGTCTACCTTTGCGGACCTTGTTCTGAAAGCTTTGTCTGATTCGTCGTGGCCTCAGCTCGAAGCAGCGGCCTTTTGTTTGGGTGGACTTGCCGATTGCATCAGCGAGACAAACAGAGGTGACGATGCGCTGTCCGTGGTTTTCAAGTCATCCCTGTTCGCGATCTTGCGTTCAGGCCAGTCCGAGATTCCTCCTAAGGTTCAGCAAACGTGCGTCTCTCTGATTGCCCGCTACACAGAGTACTTCGAGCGCAACGTTTCTGAGCTACACCCCGTGCTGAACTTCATCTTTGGCGTGGTCGGAGAACATGCAATGGCCAACGCCGCAGCAAAGTCCATTCACAGGTTATGCGGTTCCTGTCGCGGATATCTTCATACAGAAGCCAACAGCTTTCTCAACGAGTATCAGAGCCTAGTATCCGGAAGACGGCTTGACTGCGGCGCTAGCGAGAAGGTAGTCGGTGGTATTGCATCAGTCATTCAAGCGATGCCTGATTCAAACCCGAAATATTCAGCGTGTGGTCGCCTTCTCGAGTTTGTTCAGACTGATGTCCAGCGTTCTCTGGACCTTCTAAGATCCTACGACGGCAGCCCTATGCCATGCTGTGCTGTTTACACCTGCTCATATGCTGCCCCTGATGAGAGTCCTGCCCTTCACACCGCACTGAAGTCTCTGAGATGCCTGGCCAGCATTGGGAAAGGTCTCCAAGCCCCAGCCGAGCTATCAGTTGATCTGGAGAGTAGCAGGGCCAGCACTCGAGCCGTGGATCCTCATCTTGCTCAGCTCCAAGGAAGCATCATGTCGATGATCAGCGAGATTCAAGAGGCCTTCAACACCAGCGgtgaggttgttgagctCATCTGCAGTGTCCTACGCAGTGGGTTTTCAGAATCTGAACCTGGTCCCTTTGTACTGCCACCACAGAGCGTTGCACAGTATTTGACGAACCAGAATCTTCAAACACCAAGAGTTGGCCTGCTCGTCAAGACTGCTTGCTCTTTCGTCAGCTCGCTTGAACATGATGGACTCGACAACCAGCAAGACATGTTAAACTCTGTGCTTCTCTGGGTAATTGGATTGCTCAAACAGCTACCCAGTAGGTTCCGCGACCCAACGTTCCGTACTCAGCTAACCGTCAACTTTACAATAGACTACGAGGTAGACACCGAACTTACACAAAACGGCATTGACTTCGTAACACGCCTTTTAAACAAGCGCCCCATTACTTTACTTCGCCTCCAGCCTTCCGACGCTGCCGaattcttctttctcttcaccCTTCAGGTATTGGACGGAAAGGAGCCACTCCCGAAAGCAAGTGCAGCAGAGTTCTGGGTAAGATCGGCTGTTGACAGTTGGGCGCCATCACCAAAACTAACATCAGGCAAACAGGCTACCTTTGTCAGCATTAAGTATGATTCTCAAGAACTTAATGATGTTGCCCAGCAAGCTATGCAAATGCTGGGGCCTTTGCTCTCGCGGACTCTTGCTAGAAACCTTGGGGGCAATGCTTCCAGAAGTGAGCTTGACAAGTTGAGCGAGcccctcaagaagctggtaTCTCGGTACCCCATGGCCAAGAGCTGGCTTGAGGCTGGTCTCACACATGAGACCTTTCCTAGTACAAAGGTTACCCCTCAGGACAAAtcgatgttcttgaagaagatcattAG TCTTAGGGGAGCCAAGGCGACAAATCAGGTTGTCAGAGACTTTTGGCAGTCGGCGCGAGGCTCAAATTTTGCTTACGCCTCATGA
- a CDS encoding Fcf2 pre-rRNA processing-domain-containing protein: protein MTDISDDQVDELLRKAEQRLKDGSASAIVSSTTSNAVVAGDAATTKDVKQQNSSNSSSKKDGLTVRAPPQPQLGLKAKEKSTAGPEWFDLPKTNMTPEFKREWQVLRMRGILDPKHQKKNLRASAPEYSQVGEIIAGPTEFFSARLTRKERKNTLLEEVTRDLDSHKFTDKYAGIQKQKTSGKKAFYKNVVAQRRKRN from the exons ATGACAGACATCTCAGATGATCAGGTCGATGAGCTGCTGCGCAAGGCTGAGCAGCGTCTGAAAGATGGCTCTGCTTCTGCTATCGTCTCTTCCACAACCTCAAATGCTGTAGTCGCTGGCGACGCCGCGACAACAAAAGATGTCAAGCAGCAAAACTCttccaacagcagcagcaagaaaGATGGCCTGACTGTTCGAGCACCACCTCAACCGCAATTGGgactcaaggccaaggaaaAG TCTACCGCAGGCCCTGAGTGGTTCGATCTCCCCAAGACGAACATGACCCCCGAGTTCAAGCGAGAGTGGCAAGTCCTCCGCATGAGAGGCATCCTGGACCCCAAgcaccagaagaagaacctcCGCGCGAGCGCTCCTGAATATTCCCAGGTCGGCGAGATCATCGCCGGACCgaccgagttcttcagcGCGAGACTCACGCGcaaggagaggaagaataCCCTCCTCGAGGAGGTCACACGGGATCTTGACAGTCATAAGTTCACCGACAAGTACGCTGGTATCCAGAAGCAAAAGACCAGCGGAAAGAAAGCTTTCTACAAGAACGTTGTAGCGCAACGTCGTAAACgtaattaa
- a CDS encoding histone-fold-containing protein codes for MENNPNQAGRTRPVYDASQGGHYGASALLATQGFAPSELYTGPWANAHQGLTGQYKDILTTYWQHTISHLENDNHDYKLHQLPLARIKKVMKADPEVKMISAEAPILFAKGCEIFITELTMRAWIHAEENKRRTLQRSDIASALAKSDMFDFLIDIVPREEASSHAKRTQTAVAQPVPAGQAPMSGQHTMTQAPNQAHPMGGDYMAGHGLAPDQDYRNQPNMYPDQSVPNPQAAYGQTQPPTMNPYGNMGDMYPYSAMPPQQTNMPNEEFEQ; via the exons ATGGAGAACAACCCCAATCAAGCAGGCCGAACCAGGCCAGTTTATGACGCCTCTCAAGGCGGTCATTATG GTGCCAGCGCTTTG CTCGCGACCCAAGGTTTTGCGCCCAGTGAGCTTTACACCGGTCCTTGGGCAAAT GCGCATCAAGGCCTCACGGGCCAGTACAAGGACATCTTGACTACATACTGGCAACACACCATCTCCCACCTCGAAAACGACAACCACGACTACAAGCTCCATCAGCTGCCGCTGGCGCGCATCAAAAAAGTTATGAAAGCCGATCCCGAGGTTAAGATGATATCTGCTGAGGCCCCGATCTTGTTCGCAAAGGGTTGCGAGATCTTCATTACGGAATTGACCATGAGGGCATGGATTCACGCCGAGGAGAACAAGCGCCGTACTCTTCAGCGTTCCGACATCGCATCCGCTCTCGCAAAGTCCGATATGTTCGACTTTCTGATTGACATCGTCCCCCGGGAAGAAGCATCCAGTCATGCTAAGCGGACCCAGACCGCAGTTGCTCAACCGGTACCTGCTGGTCAGGCTCCAATGTCAGGACAACACACGATGACCCAGGCACCCAACCAAGCCCATCCAATGGGTGGTGATTACATGGCTGGGCATGGCCTCGCTCCCGATCAAGACTACCGCAATCAGCCCAACATGTATCCCGACCAATCAGTGCCTAACCCCCAGGCCGCCTACGGCCAGACCCAACCTCCCACCATGAATCCATACGGCAACATGGGCGACATGTATCCCTACTCAGCCATGCCACCACAGCAGACAAACATGCCCAACGAGGAATTTGAGCAGTAg
- a CDS encoding exocyst complex subunit Sec15-like-domain-containing protein, whose product MPRRPPAVDDYASAVPHVILASSDAEFLDQLIPVLKDATHSNRTPLLTQCLSRYYEEREAEIERIGLTRHEEFLDSINHLQTVRAETVTLTQEILSLNESIAESTKKLATQKEALVNTSAVRQNIADATSALNDSLTILRAVNNAHELVRRKNYYAALKSLDDLQNEHLVPIIQNRYSTQHRLADVIQKSIPASQKAISEAVMTDLNTWLFRIRETSQFLGEVAFYHTEMRRTRQKKRIEDDPFLANFKLNSAIELVSDENEDFDVLNNEELQVDFTPLLEALHIHEALGQLEKFRSEYGATRRQQKDLLLPGFIELLADDEQSLSSLLEGIAGFAIIEKATMQRVPHLRSANDVEELWESMCTAVINLTSKALSDIEDAEALIKIKTIIALFIQTMEGWGYTVTMLDNFLLKLFDKYAELLKKRFSVDFQEIVSTDDYMPMAINTPEEYEKVVNVSWFTQEKPTDQLTYPCVLPFSQMYPLCCIDIRNFLNQFYFFSDDHFQHPNVIDETLKKSLDELLTEKVCKSLVERLSSQYLGQIVQILINLEHFEIACQELEQLLIRARSSTSAGGPVKLKATDSFRNNKKTAEKRIFELVNSKIDDLIETAEYEWTASTVEKEPSNYMQTLTRYLSNIMNSTLLGLPREIKELIYFDALSHTAEKILALPLSPDVKHINPNGVAALAQDVDYLVQFVSSLENGQMLRENLDELAQTIALLQTDNQDEFFDISTRNKKYGRVDALNGPMLLEKLTPITTSPVRSAPLANFSSRFGINRT is encoded by the exons ATGCCGCGACGTCCGCCTGCTGTGGACGATTATGCGTCCGCTGTTCCGCAT GTCATCCTCGCATCCTCCGATGCCGAGTTCCTCGATCAGTTGATACCAGTTCTTAAAGATGCCACGCACTCGAACCGAACACCTCTTTTGACTCAATGCTTAAGTCGGTACTACGAAGAGCGGGAAGCTGAAATCGAGCGCATCGGTCTTACCAGGCACGAGGAGTTCCTTGATTCCATTAATCACCTTCAGACCGTCCGAGCGGAAACAGTGACATTAACGCAAGAGATCTTGAGTCTGAACGAATCAATTGCTGAAAGCACGAAGAAGTTGGCTACACAAAAGGAGGCACTGGTCAACACTTCTGCTGTTAGGCAAAACATCGCCGATGCGACCAGCGCCCTGAACGACTCCCTTACCATCCTCCGCGCCGTCAATAATGCCCACGAACTAGTCCGTCGCAAGAACTACTATGCCGCTCTCAAATCCCTCGACGATCTTCAAAATGAACATCTCGTACCTATCATACAAAATCGCTATTCTACGCAACATCGGCTGGCCGATGTCATCCAAAAATCTATACCCGCATCCCAGAAGGCGATTTCGGAAGCTGTTATGACGGACTTAAATACTTGGCTATTTCGTATTCGAGAGACATCCCAGTTCTTGGGTGAGGTCGCATTCTACCATACTGAAATGAGGAGGACTCGacaaaagaagaggatagAAGATGATCCGTTCTTGGCCAATTTCAAGCTCAACTCTGCCATTGAGCTTGTCAGCGACGAAAACGAAGACTTCGATGTGTTGAATAACGAGGAGTTACAAGTAGACTTCACTCCTTTGCTCGAAGCGCTTCATATCCATGAGGCCCTGGGCCAGCTCGAGAAGTTCAGATCAGAATATGGAGCGACTCGACGTCAACAAAAAGATTTATTACTTCCTGGATTTATTGAACTCTTGGCGGATGACGAGCAATCTTTGAGCAGTTTGCTGGAAGGAATAGCAGGATTTGCCATCATTGAAAAGGCGACTATGCAAAGGGTTCCACATTTGCGCTCAGCGAACGAT gttgaagagctgTGGGAATCCATGTGTACTGCTGTGATAAACCTCACCTCAAAAGCTTTAAGTGATATCGAGGATGCTGAGGCCTTGATTAagatcaagaccatcatTGCTCTTTTCATTCAAACAATGGAG GGCTGGGGATATACAGTAACAATGCTGGACAACTTCCTTCTGAAGCTGTTCGACAAGTATGCGGAACTATTGAAGAAGCGTTTTAGCGTAGACTTCCAGGAG ATAGTGTCTACGGATGACTACATGCCAATGGCCATCAATACACCAGAAGAGTACGAAAAGGTTGTCAATGTCAGTTGGTTCACTCAAGAGAAGCCAACGGATCAACTCAC GTACCCATGCGTACTCCCCTTCTCACAGATGTATCCTTTATGTTGTATAGATATCCGGAACTTCCTGAATCAGTTCTACTTCTTTTCGGATGACCACTTCCAACATCCCAATGTCATTGATGAAACGCTCAAAAAG TCGCTTGACGAACTTCTTACAGAAAAGGTCTGCAAGTCGTTAGTAGAGCGTCTGAGCTCTCAATACCTGGGCCAGATCGTCCAAATTCTCATTAACTTGGAGCACTTTGAGATTGCCTGTCAAGAGCTCGAGCAATTACTCATTCGTGCACGCTCGTCAACTTCAGCCGGCGGCCCAGTCAAGCTTAAAGCCACTGACTCGTTCcgcaacaacaagaagaccgCGGAGAAGCGCAtctttgagcttgtcaaCTCCAAGATCGACGATTTGATTGAAACAGCCGAGTATGAATG GACCGCATCGACAGTGGAAAAGGAACCCAGCAACTATATGCAAACTTTGACGCGGTACCTGTCAAACATTATGAACTCAACCCTTCTTGGTTTACCTCGAGAGATCAAGGAACTTATTTACTTTGACGCTCTGAGCCACACAGCCGAAAAGATTCTG GCCCTTCCCCTCTCTCCTGACGTGAAGCACATCAATCCCAACGGCGTAGCCGCTCTCGCACAAGACGTAGATTATCTTGTCCAGTTCGTCAGCAGTCTAGAGAACGGTCAAATGCTTCGAGAGAACTTGGATGAGCTGGCACAGACCATTGCTCTCCTCCAGACGGATAACCAGGATGAGTTCTTTGACATTTCTACGCGCAACAAGAAATACGGACGTGTAGATGCCCTCAATGGACCAATGTTATTGGAGAA GTTGACGCCCATCACCACGAGCCCCGTTAGAAGCGCGCCGCTGGCCAACTTTTCCTCACGATTTGGCATAAACCGAACATGA